In the genome of Croceimicrobium hydrocarbonivorans, one region contains:
- a CDS encoding nucleotide pyrophosphohydrolase, producing the protein MKGITELQGQVDEWIQNHGVRYFNELTNMAQLTEEVGEVARIIARRYGEQSEKESDKAKDLGEELADVLFVVLCLANQTDTDLQAAFDRKMEAKTKRDHDRHHNNAKLK; encoded by the coding sequence ATGAAAGGAATTACCGAATTACAAGGCCAGGTCGACGAGTGGATTCAAAATCATGGGGTACGCTATTTTAATGAGCTTACCAATATGGCTCAACTTACTGAAGAGGTAGGGGAAGTAGCGCGCATTATTGCCCGTCGCTATGGCGAGCAGAGCGAAAAGGAAAGTGATAAGGCTAAGGATCTGGGAGAAGAGCTAGCCGATGTACTCTTTGTAGTGCTTTGTTTAGCCAATCAAACTGACACGGATTTACAAGCGGCCTTCGATCGAAAAATGGAGGCTAAAACAAAGCGCGATCACGACCGTCATCACAACAATGCCAAATTGAAGTAG